In the genome of Rhodamnia argentea isolate NSW1041297 chromosome 3, ASM2092103v1, whole genome shotgun sequence, one region contains:
- the LOC115727906 gene encoding TPD1 protein homolog 1-like, giving the protein MGKTVLVLLHGEERVAGEAAINKGPDHPNAQSHSSSRKLLQSDDDGGDMNSIGSSCSKADIVISQGPTSPLPQGIPIFTVQILNVCTSDCSISNIHVSCGWFSSVRLVNPRVFRRVYYDDCLVNDGNSLGPGQSLSFQYSNSFQYPLSVSSAECE; this is encoded by the exons atggggaaaacaG TACTGGTTTTACTTCATGGAGAAGAGAGAGTTGCTGGTGAAGCAGCCATTAATAAAGGACCTGACCATCCCAACGCTCAAAGCCATAGCTCATCCAGAAAGCTACTTCAGTCAGATGATG ATGGAGGAGACATGAACAGCATTGGCTCGTCGTGCTCGAAGGCCGACATCGTGATCTCCCAAGGGCCGACCTCTCCGTTGCCCCAGGGCATCCCGATCTTCACCGTCCAGATCCTGAACGTGTGCACCTCCGACTGCTCTATCTCCAACATCCACGTCAGCTGCGGCTGGTTCAGCTCTGTCCGCCTCGTCAACCCCAGGGTCTTCCGGCGGGTCTACTACGACGACTGCCTTGTCAATGACGGCAATTCCCTTGGCCCGGGGCAGAGCCTCTCCTTCCAGTACTCCAACAGCTTCCAGTACCCGCTGTCCGTCTCGTCTGCCGAGTGCGAGTGA